Proteins from a genomic interval of Prochlorothrix hollandica PCC 9006 = CALU 1027:
- a CDS encoding AZOBR_p60025 family cell surface glycopolymer formation protein — MRPHSQRAQQFLSIALDPGLQNPGTIEALDLPAYRYRRIFYPLLGYLLAFGQRFLIPYTLVFLNYVAIVAIVLLGSAFLEHQGNNPNHSLWLLGIPGFWISLSLGTAELVSSALLLGSLYCYQQRRFTLTSILLMGGCLTRETLLIMGVAIGVTGLWERLKTKELLTLWSAGLPILLWSVYVEKALGSGLHQAASNNLGFPLGGLLVKISTSISLANFSIEKLYDLYNFSLILLAFSLLLFIHWKTLGNNKIISLCSAVLTTTFACLTPTVLGYYSNPKSVVRISMAETLGVVCPLRGHTTRPI; from the coding sequence ATACGGCCTCATTCCCAGAGAGCCCAACAGTTTTTAAGTATTGCCCTTGATCCAGGGCTGCAAAATCCCGGCACGATCGAGGCACTGGACTTACCCGCCTATCGCTATCGCCGCATCTTCTATCCGCTCCTAGGCTATCTCCTAGCCTTTGGTCAAAGATTTTTAATCCCCTACACATTGGTATTTTTAAATTACGTCGCGATCGTCGCGATCGTCCTTCTGGGCAGTGCTTTCCTAGAACACCAAGGCAATAATCCCAACCACAGCCTGTGGTTACTAGGAATTCCGGGGTTCTGGATTAGCCTCAGCCTAGGCACCGCAGAACTGGTTAGCTCTGCCCTGCTGTTGGGATCGCTTTATTGCTATCAACAGCGCCGGTTCACCTTAACCAGTATTCTGCTCATGGGCGGCTGCTTAACCCGTGAAACCCTATTGATCATGGGGGTGGCGATCGGAGTGACCGGACTGTGGGAACGGTTAAAAACAAAGGAGTTACTGACGTTATGGAGCGCAGGTCTGCCCATACTCCTGTGGTCAGTCTATGTGGAAAAAGCCTTAGGTTCAGGACTACACCAAGCTGCATCCAATAATTTGGGGTTTCCCCTAGGAGGACTCCTAGTCAAGATCTCAACCTCAATATCCTTGGCCAATTTCAGTATTGAAAAACTCTATGATCTCTACAATTTCTCCTTAATCCTGCTGGCTTTTTCCCTACTTCTTTTCATTCACTGGAAAACCCTAGGCAATAACAAAATCATCAGTTTATGTAGCGCCGTCCTAACGACTACATTCGCCTGTCTCACACCAACGGTTTTAGGCTACTACAGCAACCCTAAATCAGTTGTAAGGATCTCGATGGCTGAAACCCTTGGTGTGGTGTGCCCCCTCCGGGGGCACACCACACGACCCATTTAG
- a CDS encoding transposase produces RKKLLEIILKSSERLSNAYQLKEDFRQIYETDQEPEVAKVKLEEWLAKASKFYSQVITTIKNHFDGICNYFYNRTTSGKMEGINNKIKVIKRQAYGFTNFDHLRMRLLIACSH; encoded by the coding sequence AGAAAAAAGCTCCTAGAAATCATCCTGAAATCCTCTGAAAGGCTAAGCAATGCCTATCAGCTAAAGGAAGATTTTCGTCAAATCTATGAAACAGATCAAGAACCTGAAGTGGCTAAAGTTAAATTAGAAGAATGGTTAGCCAAAGCATCCAAATTTTATAGTCAAGTAATCACGACAATCAAAAATCATTTTGATGGAATCTGTAATTACTTTTATAACCGTACAACTAGCGGTAAAATGGAGGGAATTAATAACAAAATAAAGGTTATCAAGCGTCAAGCTTATGGATTCACAAACTTTGATCATCTGAGAATGAGACTCCTCATAGCCTGTTCTCATTAG
- the ureA gene encoding urease subunit gamma, translated as MQLSPQEKDKLLIFTAALVAERRKDKGLKLNYPEAVAYISAAILEGAREGRTVAELMTYGTTLLTLEEVMDGIADMIPEVQVEATFPDGTKLVTVHNPIQ; from the coding sequence ATGCAATTATCACCCCAGGAAAAAGACAAGCTTTTAATTTTCACGGCAGCCCTAGTGGCAGAGCGGCGTAAGGATAAAGGGCTGAAGCTCAACTACCCGGAAGCGGTCGCCTATATCTCAGCGGCTATTTTGGAAGGGGCCAGGGAAGGACGCACCGTAGCGGAGTTGATGACCTATGGCACCACCTTGCTAACCCTGGAGGAGGTGATGGATGGCATCGCTGACATGATTCCAGAAGTCCAGGTGGAAGCGACGTTTCCCGATGGCACCAAGTTGGTCACGGTGCATAATCCGATTCAGTAG
- a CDS encoding chromophore lyase CpcT/CpeT — MATVTPHPDLVLFAQWLAGAFSNGDQVAAHPGRYGRIELVFRPLPQGFGEHLGFYGEQAYGYHLDRPYRQVVHRLLWRDNGIEVENYRLPNPQDYVGAGQDPERLRGVRLESLLHREGCSMVFRREGDRFVGQLANPGQCLVPWEGRETYLVSEAVLREGRWTSRDRGFSPDDHQQVWGSVLGSLEFVKVMDFSGDIVL, encoded by the coding sequence ATGGCCACCGTAACGCCCCATCCTGATCTTGTTTTGTTTGCCCAATGGTTGGCGGGTGCCTTTAGTAATGGGGATCAGGTGGCGGCCCACCCAGGGCGTTATGGACGCATTGAGTTGGTATTTCGGCCTTTACCCCAAGGATTTGGAGAGCATTTAGGGTTTTACGGGGAACAAGCCTATGGCTACCATTTAGACCGGCCCTACCGTCAGGTGGTGCATCGGTTGCTGTGGCGGGATAACGGCATTGAGGTGGAAAACTACCGGCTGCCTAATCCCCAGGACTATGTGGGGGCAGGCCAGGATCCGGAGCGTTTAAGGGGGGTACGGTTGGAGAGCCTGCTACACCGAGAGGGCTGCTCCATGGTTTTCCGGCGGGAGGGGGACCGTTTTGTGGGCCAGTTGGCCAACCCCGGCCAGTGTTTGGTGCCCTGGGAGGGTCGGGAGACTTATTTAGTTAGTGAGGCCGTTTTGAGGGAGGGACGGTGGACTAGCCGCGATCGCGGGTTTAGTCCTGATGATCATCAACAGGTGTGGGGTTCGGTTTTGGGATCCCTGGAGTTTGTCAAAGTCATGGATTTTTCCGGGGATATTGTGCTGTAA
- the nadC gene encoding carboxylating nicotinate-nucleotide diphosphorylase translates to MANLGLGTMGWWLDPLVREWLREDVGRGDWATEGVVGEEEQGGAVWVAKEEGVVAGLPIAQRVFQLLDPDLTFTALVAEGGRCDRGQPIGSMTGKLAALLTGERVALNVVMGLSGVATLTRRFVDAIEDLPTQFVDTRKTTPGLRRLEKYGSRVGGARNHRLGLDDGVMLKDNHIAAAGGIGAAIAKVRGKFPYPLTLEVETESLEQAQEAVRGGADLVMLDNMDVEAMAETVQWIRHANDRIKIEASGNVSLETIRAIAQTGVDYISSSAPVTRSPWLDLSMRLQSLPPDLDPDRS, encoded by the coding sequence ATGGCAAATTTGGGGCTGGGGACGATGGGGTGGTGGCTGGATCCGCTGGTGCGGGAGTGGTTGCGGGAGGATGTGGGGCGGGGGGACTGGGCGACTGAGGGAGTGGTGGGGGAGGAGGAGCAGGGAGGAGCGGTGTGGGTGGCGAAGGAAGAGGGGGTGGTGGCGGGGTTGCCGATCGCCCAACGGGTTTTTCAGCTATTGGATCCGGATCTGACGTTTACGGCGCTAGTGGCGGAGGGGGGGAGGTGCGATCGCGGCCAACCCATAGGGTCTATGACGGGCAAACTGGCGGCGCTGCTGACCGGGGAGCGGGTGGCACTGAATGTGGTGATGGGTTTGAGTGGGGTGGCAACGCTGACGCGCCGGTTTGTGGATGCGATCGAGGATCTGCCGACGCAGTTTGTGGATACGCGCAAGACAACACCAGGACTGCGGCGACTGGAGAAGTATGGGAGCCGGGTGGGGGGAGCACGGAACCATCGCCTGGGGCTGGATGATGGGGTGATGCTGAAGGATAACCATATTGCGGCGGCGGGGGGGATTGGGGCGGCGATCGCCAAAGTTCGAGGCAAGTTTCCCTATCCCTTGACCCTGGAGGTGGAAACGGAGTCTTTGGAGCAAGCCCAGGAAGCGGTGCGGGGGGGGGCTGATCTGGTGATGTTGGATAATATGGATGTGGAGGCGATGGCTGAAACGGTTCAGTGGATCCGCCATGCTAACGATCGCATCAAGATCGAAGCCTCAGGGAATGTATCCTTGGAAACGATCCGAGCGATCGCCCAAACGGGGGTGGACTATATATCTAGTAGCGCACCCGTGACCCGCTCCCCTTGGCTGGATCTGAGTATGCGGCTGCAATCGCTACCCCCTGATCTGGATCCAGACCGCTCTTAA
- a CDS encoding urease subunit beta produces MIPGKLLPAEGTIELNGDRPTATLTVANTGDRPIQVGSHFHFFEVNPALSFDRATARGMRLDIPAGTAVRFEPGDTRSVNLVAVAGSRHIYGFNGQINGALDTP; encoded by the coding sequence ATGATTCCAGGGAAATTATTACCCGCCGAGGGAACGATCGAACTCAACGGCGATCGACCCACAGCAACCCTGACGGTGGCCAATACAGGGGATCGACCCATCCAAGTGGGGTCCCATTTCCATTTCTTTGAAGTGAACCCAGCCCTGAGCTTCGATCGGGCCACAGCACGGGGCATGCGCCTCGATATTCCAGCGGGAACAGCCGTGCGCTTTGAACCGGGGGATACGCGATCGGTCAACCTAGTGGCCGTGGCAGGCAGTCGCCACATCTATGGGTTCAATGGCCAGATCAATGGGGCACTGGATACCCCCTAA